One window of the Methylocystis parvus OBBP genome contains the following:
- a CDS encoding ATP-dependent DNA ligase: MKAFADLYRELDAATAIKRKQETLGAYLGAAMDDPTQHASAAWAVYFLAGGKPRQLAPTKLLKRLALEEAQLPEWLFEECYSTVGDLAETLALLLPLGGETEEVALDAWMRERLLPLRMAPEEEKYARLCEWTRQLPQPQRLIFFKMITGELRVGVSRLQVSQALAQASGVEAKRMAQRMMGFTQAGRVPTATDFAALTAPAHDDDAALDAGQPYPFYLAHPFQRPAMEMADTLGPVSDWIVEWKFDGVRAQYVQRAGQWQLWSRGEELVTDSYPDLAELQRWLPDGVALDGELVVMQGEGASPQDLSGLQPFALLQQRLGRKVVSAKMLRELPVAFVAYDLLETTGRDLREAPQAARRRALEALVEDATSRARDFGVTLPLRLSPLLTAPDWTALYDKREEARALGVEGMILKARNGAYGVGRRKGSDRDNVWWKWKLDPMSVDAVLIYAQRGHGRRSGVYSDYTFAVWSDPPEAGARALVPFAKAYSGLTDAEMREVDAIIRKTTVETFGPVRSVRPTLVFELGFEGIAESKRHKSGVAVRFPRMLRWRLDKPVEEADTLQTLRELLPARHA, encoded by the coding sequence GTGAAAGCCTTCGCCGATCTTTATCGCGAACTCGACGCGGCGACCGCCATCAAGCGCAAACAGGAGACGCTCGGCGCCTATCTTGGCGCCGCGATGGACGATCCCACGCAGCATGCGAGCGCGGCGTGGGCGGTTTATTTTCTGGCGGGCGGCAAGCCGCGCCAGCTCGCGCCGACGAAATTGCTGAAACGTCTGGCGCTCGAAGAAGCGCAGCTTCCGGAATGGCTGTTCGAGGAATGTTATTCGACGGTCGGCGATCTCGCAGAGACGCTCGCGCTGTTGCTGCCGCTTGGGGGCGAGACCGAAGAAGTCGCGCTCGACGCATGGATGCGCGAGCGGCTTCTGCCTCTGCGCATGGCGCCGGAGGAGGAAAAATATGCGCGTCTTTGCGAATGGACGCGCCAGCTCCCGCAGCCGCAGCGTTTGATCTTCTTCAAGATGATCACCGGAGAATTGCGCGTCGGCGTTTCGCGCTTGCAGGTCTCGCAAGCTTTGGCGCAGGCGTCGGGCGTCGAGGCCAAGCGCATGGCGCAGCGCATGATGGGCTTCACGCAAGCGGGCCGCGTTCCGACGGCGACGGATTTCGCGGCGCTTACCGCCCCGGCGCATGACGACGACGCAGCGCTCGACGCGGGCCAGCCTTATCCCTTCTACCTCGCCCATCCGTTTCAGCGGCCGGCGATGGAGATGGCCGACACGCTCGGCCCCGTCTCGGACTGGATCGTGGAATGGAAGTTCGACGGCGTACGCGCACAATATGTCCAGCGCGCCGGCCAGTGGCAGCTTTGGTCGCGCGGCGAGGAACTGGTGACGGACTCCTATCCAGATCTCGCGGAGCTGCAGCGCTGGCTGCCCGACGGCGTCGCGCTCGACGGCGAACTCGTCGTGATGCAAGGGGAGGGGGCGTCGCCGCAGGATTTGTCGGGCTTGCAACCCTTCGCGCTGCTGCAGCAGAGATTGGGCCGCAAGGTTGTGAGCGCGAAGATGCTGCGCGAGCTTCCGGTGGCGTTCGTCGCCTATGATCTGCTCGAGACGACGGGGCGCGATTTGCGCGAGGCCCCCCAGGCGGCGCGTCGCCGGGCCTTGGAGGCGCTTGTCGAAGACGCGACGTCCCGCGCGCGGGACTTCGGCGTGACGCTGCCCTTGCGGCTGAGCCCCTTGCTGACGGCGCCCGATTGGACGGCGCTTTACGACAAGCGCGAAGAGGCGCGCGCGCTCGGCGTGGAGGGAATGATCCTGAAGGCGCGGAACGGCGCCTATGGCGTCGGACGGCGCAAGGGCTCGGATCGCGACAATGTCTGGTGGAAGTGGAAGCTCGATCCGATGAGCGTCGACGCCGTGCTCATCTATGCGCAGCGCGGCCATGGACGACGCTCGGGCGTCTATAGCGATTACACATTCGCCGTGTGGAGCGATCCGCCGGAAGCAGGCGCGCGCGCTCTCGTGCCCTTCGCCAAAGCCTATTCCGGCCTCACCGACGCAGAGATGCGGGAGGTCGACGCCATCATCCGCAAGACCACGGTCGAGACTTTCGGCCCCGTGCGCAGCGTCAGGCCGACGCTCGTCTTCGAATTGGGTTTCGAAGGCATCGCCGAAAGCAAGCGGCACAAGAGCGGCGTCGCAGTGCGCTTTCCGCGCATGCTGCGCTGGCGGCTCGACAAGCCGGTCGAGGAAGCCGACACGCTTCAGACGTTGCGCGAACTTCTGCCGGCGCGCCATGCTTGA
- a CDS encoding ligase-associated DNA damage response DEXH box helicase translates to MLERVTIDGAVAAWFREKGWTPFDFQKDVWARMAAGESGLLHATTGTGKTLAVALGAWQALRSESPRGLMVLWVTPMRALAADTTRALTEALAGVQGREKSAPQWSLGLRTGDTSSSQRASQSRKPPTLLVTTPESLSLLLSRENARDFFADLRCVVVDEWHELIGNKRGVQTQLALARLRRWRPELLTWGMSATLGDLHAAKRALLGPRGEGALVEARLKKKLAIDTLIPATPERFPWAGHLGAKMAEQAIAEIDAHNSTLLFTNTRSQAELWRQRLLRLRPDWADLVAIHHGSLAQEERDAVERGLKEGALKAVVCTSSLDLGVDFLPVERVLQIGSPKGVARLLQRAGRSGHAPGRASRVTLVPSHSLELVESAAVQSAIRKGHIESRASPVAPLDVLAQHLVTIGLGGGFTPDALLAEVRETVAYENLSGESWGWCLDFVRQGGPTLRAYPDFRRVTPGPDGVWRVADKRLALRHRLNIGAIVSDASVMVQYFPRGRKLGTVEESFVARMKPGDKFWFAGRLLELVNVRDLTAFVKKGAGSGATPRWMGGRMPLSTTLADEMVETLARAAEGNFSSLEMQAAKPFLQLQQRWSALPTPRTLLAETLKSREGWHLFLYPFAGRNAHLGLASLIAWRAAQMAPGTFSIAVNDYGFELLSGAPRDWASDLPRLIEAHSLDATRDEVIESLNAAELARRRFRDIAQIAGLVVNLYPGERKSARQLQASSSLFYDVFRKYDPENGLLKQAERELLEDELDVKRLHAALTRMNKRRLAHMQLKRCSPLAFPLIAERFRESLSNESFNARIERMLAQLNAAADA, encoded by the coding sequence ATGCTTGAGCGCGTGACCATCGACGGCGCCGTCGCGGCGTGGTTCCGAGAAAAAGGCTGGACGCCTTTCGATTTTCAGAAAGACGTCTGGGCCCGCATGGCGGCGGGCGAGAGCGGGCTGCTGCACGCCACGACCGGGACCGGCAAGACGCTCGCCGTCGCCCTCGGCGCCTGGCAGGCTTTGCGCAGCGAGTCGCCGCGGGGGCTGATGGTCTTGTGGGTGACGCCGATGCGCGCGCTCGCCGCCGATACGACGCGCGCTTTGACGGAAGCTCTCGCGGGCGTGCAGGGGCGGGAAAAGAGCGCGCCGCAATGGTCGCTCGGCCTGCGCACGGGCGACACCTCGTCGAGCCAGCGCGCCTCGCAAAGCCGCAAGCCGCCGACTTTGCTCGTCACGACGCCGGAGAGCCTCTCTTTACTGCTCTCGCGCGAGAACGCCCGCGACTTCTTCGCCGATCTGCGCTGCGTCGTCGTGGACGAATGGCACGAGCTTATCGGCAACAAGCGCGGCGTGCAGACGCAGCTCGCCCTGGCGCGGCTGCGCCGCTGGCGGCCGGAGCTTCTCACCTGGGGCATGTCCGCGACGCTCGGCGATCTTCACGCCGCCAAGCGCGCTCTGCTCGGACCGAGAGGCGAGGGCGCGCTCGTCGAGGCGCGGCTGAAGAAGAAGCTCGCCATCGACACGCTCATCCCCGCGACGCCCGAGCGCTTCCCCTGGGCCGGCCATCTCGGCGCCAAGATGGCGGAGCAGGCGATCGCGGAGATCGACGCGCATAACAGCACGCTGCTCTTCACCAACACCCGCTCGCAGGCGGAGCTCTGGCGGCAGCGCCTCTTACGTCTGCGCCCCGATTGGGCGGATCTCGTCGCCATCCATCACGGATCGCTCGCGCAGGAGGAGCGCGACGCCGTCGAGCGCGGCTTGAAAGAGGGCGCGCTGAAGGCCGTCGTCTGCACGTCGAGCCTCGATCTCGGCGTCGACTTTCTTCCCGTCGAGCGCGTGCTGCAGATCGGTTCGCCGAAGGGCGTCGCGCGCCTCCTGCAGCGCGCCGGACGCAGCGGCCATGCGCCGGGCCGCGCCTCGCGCGTGACGCTCGTGCCGAGCCACAGCTTGGAGCTTGTCGAATCCGCAGCGGTTCAATCGGCGATAAGGAAGGGCCACATCGAAAGCCGCGCCTCGCCCGTCGCGCCGCTCGACGTGCTCGCGCAGCATCTCGTCACGATCGGCCTTGGCGGCGGCTTCACGCCCGACGCGCTTCTTGCGGAAGTGCGCGAGACCGTCGCCTATGAAAATCTCTCCGGGGAGAGCTGGGGCTGGTGCCTCGATTTCGTGCGTCAGGGCGGGCCGACCTTGCGCGCTTATCCGGACTTTCGACGCGTGACGCCAGGGCCCGACGGCGTGTGGCGCGTCGCCGACAAGCGGCTCGCTTTGCGTCATCGCCTCAATATCGGCGCGATCGTTTCCGACGCGAGCGTCATGGTGCAATATTTCCCGCGCGGGCGGAAGCTCGGGACCGTCGAGGAAAGTTTCGTCGCACGCATGAAGCCGGGCGACAAATTCTGGTTCGCGGGACGGCTGCTCGAACTTGTGAACGTGCGCGATCTCACGGCCTTCGTGAAAAAGGGCGCCGGCTCCGGCGCGACGCCGCGCTGGATGGGCGGGCGCATGCCGCTTTCGACGACGCTCGCCGATGAGATGGTCGAGACGCTCGCTCGCGCCGCGGAGGGCAACTTCTCCTCGCTTGAAATGCAGGCCGCGAAGCCGTTCCTGCAATTGCAGCAGCGCTGGTCGGCTTTGCCGACGCCGCGGACGCTTCTCGCCGAGACGCTGAAATCGCGCGAGGGATGGCATCTTTTTCTCTATCCTTTCGCCGGGCGCAACGCGCATCTGGGCCTTGCAAGCCTCATCGCCTGGCGCGCGGCGCAGATGGCGCCCGGCACTTTCTCGATCGCCGTGAACGATTACGGCTTCGAGCTTCTGAGCGGCGCGCCGCGAGACTGGGCTTCGGATTTGCCGCGCCTCATCGAGGCGCACAGTCTCGACGCGACTCGCGACGAGGTGATCGAGAGCCTCAACGCCGCCGAACTCGCTCGCCGCCGCTTCCGCGACATCGCGCAAATCGCCGGCCTCGTCGTCAACCTCTATCCGGGCGAGCGCAAGAGCGCCCGTCAATTGCAGGCCTCCTCCAGCCTTTTCTACGACGTCTTCCGGAAATATGATCCTGAAAACGGCTTGCTGAAGCAGGCCGAGCGGGAATTGCTGGAGGACGAATTGGACGTAAAGCGCTTGCATGCGGCCTTGACGCGGATGAATAAGCGGCGTCTGGCGCATATGCAATTGAAGCGCTGCTCGCCGCTCGCTTTCCCGCTCATCGCCGAGCGTTTTCGCGAAAGCCTTTCCAATGAGAGCTTCAACGCCCGCATCGAGCGCATGCTCGCGCAATTGAACGCCGCCGCCGACGCATGA
- the pdeM gene encoding ligase-associated DNA damage response endonuclease PdeM produces the protein MTARAYDYRGLTLLPDRAVWQGETRTLWIADLHLGKAASFRALGQPAPRGTTRENLARLGALIDKHAARRLVVLGDFFHARAGRTAALLAQLRDWRESRELLECVVIRGNHDLHAGDASADCGFVSVDEPFALGSVEGWHHIEGGDEKASGPLLLSGHLHPVARLSGPGRDSLRLPCFCLGGRRAVLPSFGEFTGGHPVDANAWDEVVVTTGECLYPVGASLRA, from the coding sequence ATGACGGCGCGCGCCTATGATTATCGCGGGCTGACGCTCCTTCCCGACCGCGCCGTGTGGCAGGGCGAAACGCGCACGCTCTGGATCGCGGATCTGCATCTCGGCAAGGCCGCGAGCTTTCGCGCGCTCGGCCAGCCCGCGCCGCGCGGCACGACGCGGGAAAACCTCGCGCGGCTTGGCGCGCTGATCGACAAGCACGCGGCGCGCCGTCTTGTCGTGCTCGGCGATTTCTTTCATGCGCGCGCCGGCCGGACGGCCGCGCTCCTTGCGCAATTGCGTGACTGGCGCGAGTCGCGCGAGCTTTTGGAATGCGTCGTCATTCGCGGCAATCATGATCTGCATGCGGGCGACGCTTCGGCCGATTGCGGCTTCGTCAGCGTGGATGAGCCTTTTGCGCTTGGCTCGGTCGAGGGATGGCACCACATCGAGGGCGGCGACGAAAAAGCGAGCGGTCCACTACTTCTTTCCGGCCATCTCCATCCTGTGGCGCGTCTCTCTGGACCGGGGCGCGACAGTCTGCGGCTTCCCTGCTTTTGCCTTGGCGGCCGACGCGCGGTCCTGCCCTCTTTCGGCGAATTTACGGGCGGCCATCCCGTCGATGCGAACGCATGGGACGAAGTGGTGGTGACGACGGGGGAATGTCTCTACCCGGTCGGCGCGTCCTTACGCGCCTGA
- a CDS encoding membrane protein has product MTTAPPNAENREPYALAALLFLVCGVALAFPWLSGRVTIPWDAKAHFQPQFAFLAHALHSGQSPFWTPNVFAGMPQIADPQSLIFSPFFLLAAALVPEPSFVLEDAIVFAMLAMGGLGLMAYFRDRGWSAAGGLIAALAFAFGGSASWRIQHTGQVMSLSWLPVTLWLLARALDRGSARYGAVAGAVAAFLVLGRDQVAFLGVSMLAAYALYRVATDEAPAATAIAPLLAGAVVGAAIIATPLAFTLDLAANSNRPEIDLDGAHKGSLPPASFFTLVCANLFGTDGPLAAFWGPPVGEQDIFLARNMTDIYAGEITVAAIVAALGRRFFSDKEARFFVFALVFFALYALGRYTPVFALFYRIPGVDLWRRPADATFLFGFAQAILAGFAFSLIERREAKPGMWVAGLIGGLFILCAAYAEIRGHLGQAARPLAISGAFAAAAVALILVAGAGKLRGPALLAAVALLATMDLAVNNGPNESTALPPEQFDVLRSNSKDPVIAFLKERLKESDAPDRRDRVELAAIDFHWPNATLVHGIDHDLGYNPIRLKIFEDATGAGDHLALPEQREFSKLYPKYRSPFSDMLGLRYVATGVPIEVIDENYRSGDFTELTRIGKVHIYENKSAFPRVMVATCAMHVDFARMVESGEWPEADYRETVLLETPPLCHTRKGLPPDATRARIVSYGNAEVVVEANAPPGGGWLILNDVYHPWWFATLDGEEAEILRANVLFRAVAIPEGRHEARFAFQPLRGLTARLSAR; this is encoded by the coding sequence ATGACGACTGCCCCGCCCAACGCCGAAAATCGCGAACCCTATGCGCTCGCCGCGCTGCTTTTTCTTGTGTGCGGCGTCGCGCTCGCTTTTCCCTGGCTTTCCGGCCGCGTCACCATCCCCTGGGACGCCAAGGCGCATTTCCAGCCGCAATTCGCTTTCCTCGCGCATGCGCTCCATTCAGGCCAGTCGCCTTTCTGGACGCCCAATGTCTTCGCCGGGATGCCCCAGATCGCCGATCCGCAGTCGCTGATCTTTTCGCCCTTCTTCCTTCTCGCCGCCGCGCTCGTCCCCGAGCCGTCTTTCGTGCTGGAGGACGCGATCGTCTTCGCCATGCTGGCGATGGGCGGCCTTGGCCTGATGGCCTATTTCCGCGACCGCGGCTGGAGCGCCGCCGGCGGGCTGATCGCCGCGCTTGCTTTCGCATTTGGCGGCTCGGCGTCCTGGCGTATCCAGCATACGGGGCAGGTGATGAGCCTCTCCTGGCTTCCTGTCACTTTGTGGCTGCTCGCGCGCGCGCTCGATCGCGGCTCGGCCCGCTACGGGGCGGTCGCCGGCGCCGTCGCGGCCTTCCTCGTGCTCGGCCGCGATCAGGTCGCTTTCCTCGGCGTATCGATGCTCGCGGCTTATGCGCTTTATCGCGTCGCGACGGACGAGGCGCCCGCCGCGACGGCGATCGCGCCGCTGCTCGCCGGCGCGGTCGTCGGCGCGGCGATCATCGCCACCCCCCTCGCCTTCACGCTCGATCTCGCCGCCAATTCGAATCGGCCTGAAATCGATCTCGACGGCGCGCATAAGGGCTCGCTGCCGCCTGCCTCTTTCTTCACTCTCGTCTGCGCCAATCTCTTCGGGACGGACGGACCGCTCGCCGCGTTCTGGGGACCGCCGGTCGGCGAGCAGGACATTTTTCTCGCCCGCAACATGACGGATATTTACGCCGGCGAGATCACGGTCGCGGCGATCGTCGCCGCATTGGGCCGCCGTTTCTTTTCGGACAAGGAGGCGCGCTTCTTCGTCTTCGCGCTCGTCTTCTTCGCGCTTTATGCCCTGGGCCGATATACGCCGGTCTTCGCGCTCTTCTATCGCATTCCCGGCGTGGATCTCTGGCGGCGCCCCGCCGACGCGACGTTCCTCTTCGGCTTCGCGCAGGCGATTCTCGCCGGATTTGCTTTCTCGCTCATCGAGCGCCGCGAGGCGAAGCCCGGCATGTGGGTCGCCGGCCTTATTGGCGGGCTTTTCATTCTCTGCGCCGCCTATGCGGAGATCAGGGGCCATCTTGGCCAGGCCGCGCGCCCGCTCGCCATCAGCGGCGCCTTCGCGGCGGCCGCCGTCGCGCTTATACTCGTCGCAGGCGCGGGCAAATTGCGCGGCCCCGCTCTCCTCGCCGCCGTCGCATTGCTCGCGACAATGGACCTCGCCGTCAATAACGGTCCCAATGAATCGACGGCGCTGCCGCCCGAACAGTTCGACGTCCTGCGCTCCAATTCGAAGGATCCGGTCATCGCGTTCCTGAAGGAGCGGCTCAAGGAGAGCGACGCGCCCGACCGGCGCGACCGCGTCGAACTGGCGGCGATCGACTTCCATTGGCCCAATGCGACGCTCGTCCACGGCATCGATCACGATCTCGGCTACAATCCGATTCGCCTGAAGATTTTCGAAGACGCCACCGGCGCGGGAGATCATCTCGCGCTGCCTGAGCAGCGCGAATTCTCGAAGCTCTATCCAAAATACCGCTCGCCTTTCTCCGACATGCTCGGCCTGCGTTATGTCGCGACCGGCGTTCCGATCGAAGTCATTGACGAGAATTATCGGTCCGGCGACTTCACGGAGCTGACCCGGATCGGCAAGGTTCATATTTACGAGAACAAGAGCGCCTTCCCGCGCGTCATGGTGGCGACCTGCGCCATGCATGTCGACTTTGCGCGCATGGTCGAAAGCGGCGAGTGGCCTGAAGCCGATTACCGCGAGACGGTGCTGCTCGAAACGCCGCCGCTCTGCCATACGCGCAAGGGCCTTCCCCCCGACGCGACGCGCGCGCGCATCGTTTCCTATGGGAACGCCGAGGTCGTCGTCGAGGCCAACGCCCCGCCCGGCGGCGGCTGGCTCATTCTCAACGACGTCTATCATCCCTGGTGGTTCGCGACGCTGGATGGCGAGGAGGCCGAGATCTTGCGCGCCAATGTGCTGTTTCGGGCCGTCGCGATCCCGGAGGGGCGTCACGAAGCGAGGTTCGCGTTCCAGCCGCTGCGCGGTTTGACGGCGAGGCTTTCCGCGAGATAG
- a CDS encoding SDR family NAD(P)-dependent oxidoreductase, whose protein sequence is MPTSPDLEEADAAPLSTPSNPGSAVRLDPRTILITGASSGIGRALATSYAQRGTTLILIGRDAQRLAESAAECRALGATVEAAAIDVRNIETLRAFILSMDDRHSIDLVIANAGVSAVLSQGEIIESPETTTSIFEINVFGVVNLVQAVVPRMCARGKGQIALMGSMAALRGLPYAPAYCATKSAVHLYAESLRPSLGKHGVSVALIIPGFVHTPFNARLSSPKPLAFSAGRAAAIIRRGLQEGKREIVFPRLLYLLIRAGSLLPGRLVDALLNRIPVEAPPMPTPPPGT, encoded by the coding sequence ATGCCGACATCGCCTGATCTCGAGGAAGCGGACGCGGCGCCCTTATCGACGCCGTCGAACCCTGGAAGCGCCGTGAGGCTGGACCCTCGAACAATCCTCATTACGGGCGCCTCCAGCGGGATCGGGAGAGCGCTCGCAACCTCTTACGCGCAGCGTGGAACAACGCTCATCCTGATCGGACGAGATGCGCAAAGGCTCGCGGAGTCGGCGGCGGAATGCCGCGCATTGGGCGCGACCGTCGAGGCCGCCGCCATCGATGTTCGAAATATCGAAACGCTGCGCGCGTTCATCCTCAGCATGGACGACCGCCACAGCATCGATCTCGTCATCGCGAATGCGGGCGTTTCAGCGGTTCTGTCCCAAGGAGAAATAATCGAATCCCCGGAAACCACGACGTCCATTTTCGAGATCAATGTCTTTGGCGTCGTCAACCTCGTGCAGGCGGTCGTGCCGAGAATGTGCGCCAGAGGCAAAGGACAGATCGCGCTGATGGGGTCCATGGCCGCTCTTCGCGGCCTGCCTTACGCCCCCGCTTATTGCGCGACGAAATCTGCGGTTCACCTATACGCCGAGTCGCTGCGTCCGTCGCTGGGAAAGCATGGCGTCTCCGTCGCTTTGATCATTCCCGGTTTCGTTCACACGCCTTTCAACGCCCGTCTGTCGTCCCCGAAGCCGCTGGCTTTCAGCGCCGGGCGCGCCGCCGCGATCATTCGGCGCGGGCTTCAAGAGGGTAAGCGCGAGATTGTGTTTCCTCGTCTGCTTTATTTGCTGATCCGCGCCGGCTCCTTGCTCCCGGGCCGGCTGGTCGACGCGCTGCTGAACCGAATTCCAGTCGAGGCTCCGCCCATGCCTACCCCTCCGCCGGGCACATGA
- a CDS encoding beta-ribofuranosylaminobenzene 5'-phosphate synthase family protein, whose product MSAQVRVAATARLHLGFLDMNGGLGRKFGGLGLSLDGPATRLTLTKAPANSVSGPEAARGAQLLEKAQTALVPQARHALTIHDAIPAHSGFGSGTQLALAVAAALRRLEDLDHDPAADAALMSRGARSGLGAGLFATGGVVVDGGRGPLTRTPPVIARAEFPPDWRILVIRDPADVGLHGADEKEAFVALPPSRPEESGELCRLVLMQALPALAETDLAAFGAAVARIQEIVGDYFAPRQGGRRFASAKVENAVARLMREGATGGGQTSWGPTGFAFVESETAALAILARVEAEARASGLEITAHKGLNRGARIDAVYADIA is encoded by the coding sequence ATGTCGGCACAAGTGAGGGTCGCGGCGACGGCGCGGCTGCATCTCGGTTTTCTCGACATGAATGGCGGGCTCGGGCGCAAATTCGGCGGGCTCGGACTGTCCCTCGACGGGCCCGCGACGCGGCTGACCCTCACAAAAGCTCCGGCCAACAGCGTGTCCGGGCCGGAAGCCGCCCGGGGGGCGCAGCTTCTCGAGAAGGCGCAGACCGCTCTCGTCCCGCAGGCCCGGCACGCTTTGACGATCCACGACGCCATACCGGCCCATTCGGGCTTCGGCTCGGGGACGCAGCTGGCTTTGGCCGTCGCCGCCGCTCTGCGTCGGCTCGAAGATCTGGACCATGACCCGGCCGCCGACGCCGCCCTCATGTCGCGCGGGGCGCGCTCCGGCCTCGGGGCCGGGCTCTTCGCCACGGGGGGCGTGGTGGTTGATGGCGGGCGCGGGCCGCTGACCCGGACCCCGCCCGTGATCGCCCGGGCCGAATTTCCGCCGGACTGGCGCATTCTGGTGATTCGCGACCCGGCGGATGTCGGGCTTCACGGAGCCGACGAAAAAGAAGCTTTCGTCGCTTTGCCGCCCTCACGTCCCGAGGAAAGCGGCGAACTTTGCCGCCTCGTGCTGATGCAGGCCCTGCCCGCGCTCGCCGAAACGGACCTCGCCGCCTTCGGCGCGGCGGTCGCGCGGATTCAGGAGATCGTCGGCGACTATTTCGCGCCGCGCCAGGGCGGCCGGCGCTTCGCCAGCGCCAAGGTCGAGAACGCCGTCGCGCGCCTGATGCGGGAAGGCGCGACCGGCGGCGGGCAGACGAGCTGGGGGCCGACGGGCTTCGCCTTCGTCGAAAGCGAGACGGCGGCGCTGGCGATTCTCGCGCGGGTCGAGGCGGAAGCGCGCGCGTCCGGGCTGGAGATCACGGCGCATAAAGGGCTGAACCGCGGGGCGAGGATCGACGCGGTCTATGCCGACATCGCCTGA
- a CDS encoding 4a-hydroxytetrahydrobiopterin dehydratase, translated as MSKEEKALPENEVTARLAAELPHWRYENGWIRRKYKTHSWKGTLMAINAVGHLAEAAWHHPDIAASYAWLEVKLMTHTAKGVTDKDFELAKKIEDVVAWRPGKEGGALEGTPESDQRFAYIKYD; from the coding sequence ATGAGCAAGGAAGAAAAAGCTTTGCCGGAAAACGAGGTGACGGCGCGCCTCGCCGCCGAGCTTCCGCATTGGCGTTACGAAAACGGCTGGATCCGCCGCAAATACAAGACGCATAGCTGGAAGGGCACGCTGATGGCGATCAATGCGGTCGGCCATCTGGCGGAGGCCGCCTGGCATCATCCCGACATCGCCGCCTCCTATGCTTGGCTTGAGGTGAAGCTCATGACCCACACGGCGAAGGGCGTGACCGACAAGGATTTCGAGCTGGCTAAAAAGATCGAGGACGTCGTCGCCTGGCGTCCGGGCAAGGAAGGCGGCGCGCTCGAAGGCACGCCCGAGTCGGATCAGCGCTTCGCCTACATCAAATATGACTGA
- the folP gene encoding dihydropteroate synthase: MTETLSIDRAAIAAARARFFAPIGQRPVIMGIVNVTPDSFSDGGLFASKETALAQARKLAADGADIVDVGAESTRPGHAPVPPEEEWARLEPLLAALVREAGVPVSIDTYKAVTARRALSVGVAVVNDVWGLQRDPDMAPVIAEAGAGVVVMHNREAADPEIDIVSDMLRFFERSLDLARRAGVAEAHIALDPGIGFGKSRQQNYDALRATPRLLSLGFPLLIGVSRKSIFKGLPDGLIEGRIVGTLAANLIAAGEGAQIFRVHDVTEHRAAFHVFSALRAAPAKG, encoded by the coding sequence ATGACTGAGACGCTTTCTATTGACCGGGCGGCGATCGCCGCCGCCCGGGCCCGCTTCTTCGCGCCGATCGGACAGCGTCCGGTCATTATGGGCATCGTCAACGTCACGCCCGATTCTTTTTCGGACGGCGGACTCTTCGCTTCGAAGGAGACGGCGCTGGCGCAGGCCAGGAAACTCGCGGCCGACGGGGCCGACATTGTGGATGTCGGCGCTGAATCGACCCGGCCGGGCCACGCCCCCGTGCCGCCCGAGGAGGAGTGGGCGCGTCTCGAGCCGCTGCTCGCCGCCCTGGTCCGGGAGGCGGGCGTTCCCGTCTCCATCGACACTTATAAAGCGGTCACCGCGCGGCGGGCGCTTTCGGTCGGCGTCGCCGTCGTCAACGACGTCTGGGGCTTGCAGCGCGATCCCGACATGGCTCCCGTTATCGCCGAGGCGGGCGCCGGGGTGGTGGTCATGCATAATCGCGAGGCCGCCGACCCTGAAATCGACATTGTGTCGGACATGCTTCGCTTTTTCGAGCGCTCGCTCGATCTCGCTCGCCGCGCGGGCGTGGCGGAGGCGCATATCGCTCTGGATCCGGGCATCGGCTTCGGCAAGAGCCGGCAGCAGAATTACGACGCCTTGCGGGCCACGCCCAGGCTTCTGTCGTTGGGATTTCCGCTCCTCATCGGCGTTTCCCGAAAGTCGATCTTCAAGGGCCTGCCGGACGGGCTGATCGAGGGGCGGATCGTCGGAACGCTCGCCGCGAATCTGATCGCGGCGGGGGAGGGGGCGCAGATCTTCCGGGTCCACGACGTGACCGAGCATCGCGCCGCTTTCCATGTTTTTTCCGCCTTGCGCGCCGCGCCGGCGAAGGGGTGA
- the folK gene encoding 2-amino-4-hydroxy-6-hydroxymethyldihydropteridine diphosphokinase, giving the protein MRVGFGLGSNIGDKPGNIKRALELLQSRGIAALAAISRIYRTPPWGVLDQGDFANACAIGETLLSPYELLAAVKKIEADMGREPTRRWGPRLIDVDILFLGDHTLDDPELTLPHKELFGRGFVLRPLAEIAPDLVLDGVPVGAALKSVDMSGVRPWTEG; this is encoded by the coding sequence ATGCGGGTGGGTTTTGGACTGGGCAGCAATATCGGCGACAAGCCCGGCAACATAAAAAGAGCGTTGGAGCTGCTCCAATCACGGGGAATCGCCGCGCTCGCCGCAATATCGAGAATCTATCGCACCCCGCCCTGGGGCGTTCTCGACCAGGGCGACTTCGCCAATGCCTGCGCCATTGGCGAAACCTTGCTCTCCCCTTACGAACTCCTCGCCGCGGTCAAGAAAATCGAGGCGGATATGGGCCGCGAGCCCACGCGCCGCTGGGGTCCCCGCCTCATCGACGTCGACATTCTGTTCCTGGGCGACCACACGCTGGACGATCCGGAGCTCACCTTGCCGCACAAGGAATTATTCGGGCGGGGTTTCGTTTTGAGGCCCCTGGCCGAAATCGCGCCGGACCTCGTTCTCGACGGCGTGCCGGTTGGAGCGGCGTTGAAATCGGTCGATATGTCGGGCGTCCGGCCCTGGACGGAAGGTTGA